A single genomic interval of Nocardioides nitrophenolicus harbors:
- a CDS encoding DUF5667 domain-containing protein, translated as MRGNAWSGGAEEFDALVSGGAGDAEAHAELLELVAALRAVPPVTARPEFVASLRTQLVAAAEREPERAEQALAARLTPRQRRGSRERRLAAVIGGFAVVSATGSMAMASQDALPGDVLYPVKRAIENAQTNLQSDGAAKADALISHADARLRELESLVSRGASADAVNVTLQDFTDQARQASEFALDDYAATGKADRIADLRAFAGDSMDVLAGLGQVIATDSRPSLITASQTVRQIDAAAWEACPSCAEGGVAEVPDFAALPLSAVLTGNVTASVTDVAPMVPEATTPSSPPPSKGPESNPTGIPPLPPVDLPKPPDPTKTPKPSNPIGETVDNVTRNLTGTLGIDGGSQTTDGTTTDPGLVPNLVDGVTGILGGLLGSK; from the coding sequence ATGCGCGGGAACGCCTGGTCGGGCGGCGCCGAGGAGTTCGACGCTCTGGTCTCCGGTGGTGCCGGGGACGCGGAGGCGCACGCCGAGCTGCTCGAGCTGGTCGCCGCGCTGCGCGCCGTCCCGCCGGTCACCGCTCGCCCCGAGTTCGTCGCCTCCCTGCGCACCCAGCTGGTCGCGGCCGCCGAGCGCGAGCCCGAGCGCGCCGAGCAGGCCCTCGCCGCCCGGCTCACCCCGCGCCAGCGCCGCGGCTCCCGCGAGCGCCGCCTCGCCGCGGTCATCGGCGGCTTCGCGGTGGTGTCGGCGACCGGGTCGATGGCGATGGCGTCCCAGGACGCGCTGCCCGGCGACGTGCTCTACCCCGTCAAGCGTGCGATCGAGAACGCCCAGACCAACCTGCAGTCCGACGGCGCGGCCAAGGCCGACGCGCTCATCTCCCACGCCGACGCCCGGCTGCGCGAGCTCGAGTCGCTGGTGTCGCGCGGTGCGAGCGCCGACGCGGTCAACGTGACCCTGCAGGACTTCACCGACCAGGCCCGCCAGGCCTCCGAGTTCGCGCTCGACGACTACGCCGCCACGGGCAAGGCCGACCGGATCGCCGACCTGCGGGCCTTCGCGGGCGACAGCATGGACGTACTCGCCGGCCTCGGCCAGGTCATCGCGACCGACAGCCGGCCGAGCCTGATCACGGCGTCCCAGACCGTCCGCCAGATCGACGCGGCCGCCTGGGAGGCGTGCCCGTCGTGCGCCGAGGGCGGGGTCGCCGAGGTGCCCGACTTCGCTGCGCTGCCGCTCAGCGCGGTGCTGACCGGCAATGTCACCGCGTCGGTGACCGACGTGGCGCCGATGGTGCCCGAGGCCACCACGCCGTCCTCTCCTCCGCCGTCGAAGGGCCCCGAGTCGAACCCGACCGGAATCCCGCCGCTGCCGCCGGTGGACCTCCCGAAGCCTCCCGACCCGACCAAGACGCCGAAGCCGTCCAACCCGATCGGCGAGACCGTCGACAACGTCACCCGCAACCTCACCGGCACCCTCGGCATCGACGGCGGCAGCCAGACCACCGACGGCACCACCACCGACCCCGGCCTGGTGCCCAACCTGGTCGACGGCGTGACCGGCATCCTCGGCGGCCTGCTCGGCAGCAAGTAG